In Caldisphaera lagunensis DSM 15908, a single genomic region encodes these proteins:
- a CDS encoding helix-turn-helix domain-containing protein has product MLILDLTVKSDCGLSKISHDINQEILSLSVFPINEKLNSVTIMLKLLERGSDYELKRWKVRYSDFTKFDLNKIGKSTFIINGVKEGHGIVKTLVKYDSALLMPTIAGDNYERFLILLKNKKNLDSFIKEITSGNKILNIDYNEASTGIIISWMSKVLLDVGNISKREYEVLYNAYKYGYFNWPRKINVDALSKKLEISQPNLLYHLRNSIYKLLSNILSDS; this is encoded by the coding sequence ATGCTAATATTAGATTTAACAGTTAAGAGCGATTGTGGTCTTTCGAAAATATCTCATGATATTAACCAAGAAATTCTTTCATTATCAGTATTTCCAATAAATGAGAAACTTAATTCCGTTACCATTATGCTAAAATTATTAGAAAGGGGATCAGATTATGAATTAAAAAGGTGGAAAGTAAGATATAGTGATTTCACTAAATTCGATCTTAATAAGATAGGAAAAAGCACGTTTATTATAAATGGCGTTAAAGAAGGCCATGGAATTGTAAAGACTCTAGTAAAATATGATTCAGCATTGCTTATGCCAACAATAGCAGGTGATAATTATGAAAGATTTCTTATATTATTAAAAAACAAAAAGAACTTAGATTCTTTTATAAAAGAAATAACTAGTGGAAATAAAATATTGAATATTGATTATAATGAAGCAAGTACTGGAATTATTATTTCATGGATGTCTAAGGTCCTCCTTGATGTAGGTAATATAAGCAAAAGAGAGTATGAAGTACTTTATAATGCTTATAAATACGGTTATTTTAATTGGCCTAGGAAAATTAATGTTGACGCTTTAAGCAAAAAGCTTGAGATTTCGCAGCCTAACCTATTATATCATTTGAGAAATTCTATATATAAATTATTATCAAATATCTTATCAGATTCATAA
- a CDS encoding RAD55 family ATPase: MSQTNNFTFGIEELDNLLNNIEQGNVILIAGNPGAGKTTFASKIAYENMKKYNSKTIYISFIEGKNEFFRNMKSLGLDFNEFENKGLFNFLEEITFTNKEMIPDLLNQFIDIIDKINAKILIIDSITSLIQLSHSIIHLREILHNFLYRISKTKGITSILIEEIPYGSEKIGIGIEEFLVDTIILLKAINLKGKIVRVAEIRKARRSNISLTTIPFIIKYDKAISLLYPKKFNRVAKHKIIKIVLDNNDFYIDTGSQNLIIVHPKINPFSLASLIILGTLIGTPSLLENIRRKLS; encoded by the coding sequence ATGTCACAAACAAATAATTTTACATTTGGCATAGAAGAGCTTGATAACTTATTAAACAATATAGAACAAGGAAATGTTATACTTATTGCTGGAAATCCAGGTGCAGGAAAAACTACATTTGCATCTAAGATAGCATATGAAAATATGAAAAAATATAATTCAAAAACAATATATATAAGTTTTATTGAAGGGAAGAATGAATTTTTTAGAAACATGAAAAGTTTAGGTCTTGATTTTAATGAGTTTGAGAATAAAGGGTTGTTTAATTTTTTAGAAGAAATAACGTTTACAAACAAAGAAATGATTCCAGATCTCTTAAATCAATTTATTGATATTATTGATAAAATAAATGCAAAAATATTAATTATTGATAGCATTACATCTCTAATTCAATTAAGTCATAGTATCATACATTTAAGAGAGATCTTGCATAATTTTCTCTACAGAATTTCTAAAACAAAAGGTATTACTTCGATTCTCATTGAAGAAATTCCATATGGAAGTGAAAAAATAGGTATTGGAATAGAAGAATTTTTGGTTGATACAATAATATTACTGAAAGCTATAAATTTAAAAGGAAAGATTGTTAGAGTTGCAGAAATAAGGAAAGCTAGAAGATCAAATATTTCATTAACTACAATTCCATTTATAATAAAATATGATAAGGCAATTTCATTATTGTATCCTAAAAAGTTTAATAGAGTAGCAAAACATAAAATAATAAAAATTGTATTAGATAATAATGATTTTTATATTGATACTGGAAGCCAAAATCTAATCATAGTACATCCAAAGATAAACCCATTTTCATTAGCTTCACTAATCATACTTGGTACATTAATAGGAACTCCTTCCTTATTAGAAAATATTAGAAGAAAACTATCATAA
- a CDS encoding ketopantoate reductase family protein produces the protein MKIGVIGCGAIGSFLSYIFKKSGYDVIAIDKIHGCKEQRVIVEKLGEENIRICGYEDIKEELDYLIFTVKAYDLDEAISLSLNNIKAKLAISTQNGLYSLEKLEKFFDAASMIIYYGIKKIEKCHSLFSGGNKIVLGCKNKNCTNEFKDFKLNEINLELVENVEPYRWEKVIINSAINPIATLYLKHNGFILENEHAYDLSLKIAEESKEIASLLNINFKRDPIKELIDTLRNTYYNYNSTLQDICLGKEKTELDYINLALYEVAKKSNYEAKYNYFAYKSVIALKNLIKANNRLCEQIK, from the coding sequence GTGAAGATAGGAGTTATAGGTTGTGGAGCAATCGGAAGTTTTTTATCGTATATATTTAAGAAAAGTGGATATGATGTAATTGCTATAGATAAAATTCACGGATGTAAAGAACAAAGGGTAATTGTTGAAAAATTAGGAGAAGAAAATATAAGGATTTGTGGTTATGAAGATATAAAAGAAGAACTTGATTATCTAATTTTTACAGTTAAGGCCTATGATTTAGATGAAGCAATAAGTTTATCTTTAAATAATATAAAGGCTAAGTTAGCTATATCGACTCAAAATGGTCTTTATTCACTAGAAAAATTGGAAAAATTTTTTGATGCAGCGTCAATGATAATTTATTATGGCATAAAGAAAATTGAAAAATGCCACTCACTTTTCTCTGGAGGAAATAAAATAGTGCTTGGATGCAAGAACAAAAATTGTACAAATGAATTTAAAGATTTTAAATTAAATGAGATAAACCTGGAATTAGTTGAAAACGTGGAGCCATATAGATGGGAAAAGGTTATTATAAATTCAGCGATAAATCCTATAGCAACCCTTTATTTAAAGCACAATGGGTTTATTTTAGAAAATGAACATGCATATGATTTGTCATTAAAAATAGCAGAAGAATCAAAGGAAATTGCTTCCCTTCTTAACATAAACTTTAAAAGAGATCCAATAAAGGAGCTTATTGATACCTTAAGGAACACCTATTATAATTATAATTCCACATTGCAAGACATATGCTTAGGAAAAGAAAAGACAGAACTTGATTACATTAATTTAGCTTTATATGAAGTTGCTAAAAAGTCAAATTATGAAGCTAAATATAATTACTTTGCATATAAATCTGTTATTGCTTTAAAAAATTTAATAAAAGCAAATAATCGGTTATGTGAACAAATTAAATAG
- a CDS encoding CaiB/BaiF CoA transferase family protein — MRAIEIGHIVAGPTAGLLLSLLGFEVIKIEKPKEGDIARRLPGSSSGTFPYLNYNKKSISLDIFKEKGKEAFKRLIKTSDVLIDNLSRGTLQNAGLGYEELKKINPRLIYASIKAYGYGPYENRKSLDYPIEVHSGLAYMTGLNDRPMRLGASIVDIGAAMFAVIGIMQKILEREKTNEGGVVDIGLFETALFFVGQHISTYQILGKPIKPINEEGFAWGIYDFFKTKDDKSIFIAVTTDKQWIDFCNALSLDICNDDRFKRNEDRYKNRSFLIPYLNKIINSFNSYELIKLLDKSNISYSILNKPWDLLNDEHAKLKMINVLYQKREIVVPKPPFYTSIKSNVAPDLGENTYEILRELGYNEDEIKIMEIEGVI; from the coding sequence ATGAGAGCAATTGAAATAGGCCATATAGTTGCTGGACCTACAGCAGGACTATTATTATCATTATTGGGATTCGAAGTTATAAAGATTGAAAAACCTAAAGAAGGGGATATTGCTAGAAGGCTACCTGGGAGTAGCTCAGGAACATTTCCATATTTAAATTACAATAAAAAAAGCATATCTTTGGATATTTTTAAAGAAAAAGGGAAAGAAGCATTTAAAAGGTTAATTAAGACATCTGATGTATTAATTGATAATTTATCTCGTGGAACACTGCAAAATGCGGGTTTGGGATATGAAGAATTAAAAAAGATAAATCCAAGATTAATATATGCATCAATTAAAGCATATGGTTATGGGCCATACGAAAATAGAAAATCTTTAGATTATCCTATAGAAGTTCATAGCGGTTTGGCATATATGACAGGTTTAAATGATAGACCAATGAGATTAGGGGCATCAATTGTTGATATAGGAGCTGCAATGTTTGCCGTTATAGGTATAATGCAAAAAATTTTGGAAAGAGAAAAAACAAATGAAGGAGGAGTTGTTGATATTGGTCTATTTGAAACTGCTTTATTTTTTGTTGGACAACATATATCAACATATCAAATATTAGGTAAACCTATAAAGCCAATTAATGAAGAAGGATTTGCATGGGGTATTTATGATTTTTTCAAAACAAAAGATGATAAATCAATTTTCATAGCAGTAACAACAGATAAACAATGGATTGACTTTTGCAATGCCTTATCCTTAGATATATGTAATGATGATAGATTTAAGAGAAACGAAGACAGATATAAAAACAGAAGCTTCCTAATACCTTATCTTAATAAAATTATTAATTCTTTTAATTCTTATGAGCTTATAAAGTTATTGGATAAAAGCAATATAAGCTATTCTATCTTAAATAAACCATGGGATTTGCTTAATGATGAACATGCAAAGCTTAAAATGATAAATGTATTATACCAAAAAAGAGAAATAGTTGTTCCTAAGCCTCCATTTTATACTTCAATAAAAAGCAATGTAGCCCCTGATCTTGGTGAAAACACGTATGAAATATTAAGAGAACTTGGATATAATGAAGATGAAATAAAAATAATGGAAATTGAGGGCGTAATTTAA
- a CDS encoding MFS transporter codes for MIKKEVYKLSFSAFFADLGYQTAVVMFPLIFVIILKAPIWLYGIAEALNYGIGSLMGLIGGIMGDKFGRKKMAVLGNGLIIIISLLGFSKNLWEALLLFMIPWWFRNFRSPIRRAMLTEVTEESERSKAFGILHSLDLGGAVLAITYTTILLFFKFPIQYLLLITMVPLAISTYLLSISNSGKKVEKRKISFKSDNKIITLIVISTTLFGFTQYSFGFPIITTEFFTHQAYLSVISYGIFLSASSLFGFLLGRLRINNFFALGFIGYLLGSFSSLGFAQFSSYGIMAIYPFSFLLGVSIASTETFEPSIISRFSKSESMGSNMGLLTFGRSIGVFLSNMIMGLLYEIRYSYAYYFSSIMSIIAFIIVLYIIFKMRINK; via the coding sequence ATGATAAAAAAGGAGGTTTATAAATTATCTTTTTCAGCGTTTTTTGCAGATTTGGGCTATCAAACGGCTGTAGTTATGTTTCCTTTAATATTTGTTATAATATTAAAAGCCCCTATATGGCTTTATGGAATTGCAGAAGCATTAAATTATGGTATAGGAAGTTTAATGGGATTAATTGGAGGAATAATGGGAGATAAATTTGGCAGAAAAAAGATGGCAGTTTTAGGAAATGGCCTCATAATAATTATTTCATTGCTCGGTTTTTCTAAAAATCTGTGGGAAGCATTACTTTTATTTATGATTCCTTGGTGGTTTAGGAACTTTAGGTCACCTATAAGGAGAGCAATGTTAACAGAAGTAACTGAAGAAAGTGAAAGATCAAAGGCTTTTGGCATACTCCATAGCTTAGACTTAGGAGGAGCAGTTTTGGCCATAACATATACAACAATATTATTATTCTTTAAGTTTCCAATACAATATTTATTATTAATAACAATGGTTCCCTTAGCAATATCAACATATCTTTTATCAATATCTAATTCAGGAAAAAAGGTGGAGAAAAGAAAAATATCTTTTAAAAGCGATAATAAAATAATAACTTTGATAGTTATATCTACAACGTTATTTGGGTTTACACAATATAGCTTTGGATTTCCAATAATAACTACAGAATTTTTCACTCATCAGGCATATTTATCAGTTATAAGCTATGGTATTTTTCTGTCAGCATCTTCATTATTTGGTTTTTTATTAGGTAGATTAAGGATTAACAATTTCTTTGCATTGGGATTTATAGGATATTTATTAGGATCTTTTTCTTCGCTAGGGTTTGCTCAATTCTCATCTTATGGAATAATGGCCATTTATCCGTTTTCATTTCTTCTAGGAGTTTCAATAGCCTCTACAGAAACATTCGAACCTTCCATTATTTCCCGTTTTTCTAAATCGGAAAGCATGGGAAGTAATATGGGACTATTAACCTTTGGAAGAAGTATTGGTGTATTTTTAAGTAATATGATAATGGGACTGCTTTATGAAATTAGATATAGTTATGCTTACTATTTTTCATCAATAATGTCAATAATCGCATTCATAATAGTTTTGTATATAATTTTTAAAATGAGAATAAATAAGTGA
- a CDS encoding MFS transporter, with protein sequence MLLSLGEFFDLYDLFAGGFTVTPIHLYYHVGIESAIFYTIAIFFLGAFVGVILLGYIGDLLGRRTVIVINMIIMSIAYLLTPFSPNIYVLGALRFIAGLGAGPEAILVVDIMSTEFYPAAIRGNRLAIAYTIAWISPIIVALISLFTIPSHWQWIYWVGGIGILTIIPLRFMIPESPRWLEVHNKYDEADKIVSQFEQQAIKEGKKLPEPVEVEVIKTEKVPLSEAFKGVYLKRMVMLLIFQFFQAAVYYGFTSLAPTVLYSKGFTFAKSTTMTFVIYTGYFIGSLLSIFLIDKKVFDRKWQIVVYMTLAGVLGVLFGYSHSVILLETSGFLLATFLNLFSNTYHQYMAEILPTRVRAASDGLQYSLSRLGTFIFLTYLGSVLVTSGPTALYLTTFAFAIIVALDIAALGPKATGERIEVIAK encoded by the coding sequence ATGTTATTAAGTCTTGGAGAATTTTTTGATTTGTATGATTTATTTGCCGGAGGTTTTACAGTTACTCCAATACATCTTTATTATCATGTTGGCATCGAATCAGCAATATTTTATACCATAGCTATATTCTTCTTGGGTGCATTTGTTGGAGTAATATTACTAGGATATATTGGGGATCTCTTAGGGAGAAGGACAGTAATAGTAATAAATATGATTATAATGAGCATTGCATATCTATTAACTCCATTTTCTCCTAACATATATGTCTTGGGGGCCTTAAGGTTTATTGCAGGACTTGGAGCTGGACCCGAGGCGATATTAGTAGTAGATATAATGAGTACCGAATTTTATCCTGCAGCAATAAGAGGGAATAGGCTAGCAATAGCTTATACAATAGCATGGATCTCACCAATAATAGTTGCGTTAATATCACTATTTACTATACCTAGTCATTGGCAATGGATTTATTGGGTAGGTGGAATAGGTATTTTAACAATAATACCTCTTAGATTTATGATACCAGAATCACCTAGGTGGTTGGAAGTCCACAATAAATATGATGAGGCTGATAAGATAGTTTCTCAATTTGAACAACAAGCTATAAAAGAAGGGAAAAAGTTACCGGAACCAGTTGAGGTTGAGGTTATAAAGACTGAAAAGGTTCCACTAAGTGAGGCCTTTAAAGGGGTTTATCTAAAGAGGATGGTAATGCTATTAATATTCCAATTCTTCCAAGCAGCAGTATATTATGGATTCACATCATTGGCTCCAACAGTTTTGTACTCAAAAGGATTCACCTTTGCTAAATCTACAACTATGACTTTCGTAATCTATACTGGGTATTTCATTGGTTCATTATTGTCAATATTTTTAATAGACAAGAAGGTATTTGATAGAAAATGGCAAATAGTTGTTTACATGACTTTAGCTGGTGTACTAGGTGTATTATTCGGATATTCTCATAGTGTTATTCTACTTGAAACCTCTGGATTTTTATTGGCTACCTTTTTAAATCTATTTTCAAATACGTATCATCAATATATGGCTGAAATACTCCCAACAAGGGTAAGGGCTGCTTCTGATGGATTACAGTACAGTTTAAGTAGATTAGGAACTTTTATATTTCTAACATATTTAGGATCTGTTTTAGTAACATCAGGGCCAACAGCACTTTACCTTACGACGTTTGCATTTGCAATAATAGTTGCATTAGATATAGCAGCTTTAGGTCCTAAAGCAACAGGAGAAAGAATAGAAGTAATTGCAAAATAA
- a CDS encoding APC family permease has translation MGENSKGASLRKELSFLEIFIAGLVGAVGTGILFSPAGMAGYAGPSIIISWILGGIFYTFVSIPIIELELVWPEAGGPARYPLYTHGNILNLISSFMNLVWYLFIPPIEALATVEGLAYFFPNLLVPGTTIPTVLGAIVGTLLLLLFVPFNYFGVKAFGRTTLGLGLIKLIIYIVAALSIAVVFFSPGNFIKTPGGFAPFGFSGIFLAIPLAMFAYGGIRVIPDFAEEVKDKSFLGKAILLTVLGQTIIYILFSIVFIGGLNWSALGIKFGDWSSVSSLPGNPFIDISSSLHSKLSLLLVLIVAILGPFVTGYIYLGSGTRVVFAISRSGYMPDKLKEVSATYAIPYWALIIFAIVGAILTFLTAPIHAIYSLLEDAVVGGYLAFATLPVTMMAARKKNITPKNYRLPLGWVWAVLAFISSSLIAFWSGWPSVPYAIAIGLIASIVFGLIFKVKGEFRKSIWYIVYLIFILIMTYIGSDGALSIIGFIPATIIVAVVSVLVFLPWGVYS, from the coding sequence ATGGGAGAAAATAGCAAAGGAGCTAGTCTTAGAAAGGAACTTTCATTTTTAGAAATATTTATAGCTGGTCTTGTTGGTGCTGTTGGAACTGGTATTTTGTTTTCTCCAGCAGGCATGGCCGGTTATGCAGGCCCCTCTATTATAATTTCATGGATCCTAGGAGGGATATTTTACACCTTTGTATCAATTCCAATAATTGAACTTGAATTGGTTTGGCCTGAAGCAGGAGGTCCAGCAAGATACCCACTATATACCCATGGTAACATTTTAAACCTTATTTCATCTTTCATGAACTTAGTATGGTATCTCTTCATACCCCCAATAGAAGCTTTAGCAACTGTCGAAGGATTAGCCTACTTTTTCCCAAATTTGCTAGTTCCAGGAACAACTATTCCAACAGTATTAGGTGCTATAGTAGGTACTCTATTACTTCTTTTATTTGTTCCCTTTAATTATTTTGGTGTTAAAGCCTTTGGAAGGACAACTTTAGGACTTGGATTAATAAAATTGATTATATATATTGTTGCGGCATTATCAATAGCTGTTGTATTCTTTTCTCCAGGTAATTTTATAAAAACACCAGGAGGATTTGCTCCGTTTGGCTTTTCAGGAATTTTTTTAGCAATACCATTGGCTATGTTCGCCTATGGTGGAATTAGAGTTATACCTGATTTTGCCGAAGAGGTTAAAGATAAAAGTTTTCTAGGAAAAGCTATACTCTTAACAGTTTTAGGACAAACAATTATTTATATTCTATTTTCAATTGTTTTTATTGGAGGATTAAATTGGAGTGCATTAGGTATAAAGTTTGGTGATTGGAGTTCTGTATCTAGTTTGCCAGGTAACCCATTTATTGATATATCTTCATCCCTTCATTCCAAACTATCCTTATTGTTAGTTCTAATAGTAGCAATTTTAGGTCCTTTTGTTACAGGTTATATATATCTAGGAAGTGGAACAAGAGTAGTATTTGCTATTTCAAGATCTGGCTACATGCCTGATAAATTGAAAGAGGTTAGCGCAACTTATGCTATTCCATATTGGGCTTTAATCATTTTTGCTATTGTAGGAGCAATACTTACTTTCTTAACCGCACCAATCCATGCAATATATTCATTGCTAGAAGATGCTGTTGTAGGAGGTTATTTGGCATTTGCAACTTTACCTGTTACGATGATGGCTGCAAGGAAGAAAAATATAACACCAAAGAATTATAGATTGCCATTGGGATGGGTATGGGCTGTTTTGGCATTTATTTCATCATCTCTTATAGCATTTTGGAGTGGGTGGCCTTCTGTACCTTACGCTATTGCAATAGGTTTAATTGCCTCTATAGTTTTCGGTTTAATATTTAAAGTCAAAGGAGAGTTTAGAAAATCTATATGGTACATTGTTTATCTAATATTTATACTAATAATGACGTATATTGGAAGTGATGGAGCTCTTAGTATTATAGGTTTTATCCCCGCAACAATTATAGTAGCTGTTGTATCTGTTTTGGTATTTTTACCATGGGGAGTATATTCTTAA
- the panB gene encoding 3-methyl-2-oxobutanoate hydroxymethyltransferase — protein sequence MERKKLTIRDIMKMKNNKKIVAITSYDYPTAKIADEAGVDIILIGDSLGMVILGYPSTLQVGMSEMLIHTKAVCNANPKALVVSDMPFMSYEYSKEKAILNSSKFLRLGADAIKLEGGSEYKEVIKNIVNSGIPVMGHIGLTPQKYKQIGGYRLIGKNYQEAKDLLDDAIQLEDSGIFSLVIEYTAYEVAKRITEKISIPTICIGSGPYCDGQIMVINDILGMGDYSPEFAKRYVDLKSIIRNAISNYKSEVENGKFPEKYWGMKDEDKKKFENS from the coding sequence TTGGAGAGAAAAAAATTAACCATTAGAGATATTATGAAAATGAAAAATAATAAAAAAATAGTTGCAATAACATCTTATGACTATCCAACTGCTAAAATTGCTGATGAAGCAGGAGTTGATATAATATTAATTGGAGATTCATTAGGTATGGTTATTTTAGGTTATCCATCTACATTGCAAGTAGGTATGAGCGAAATGTTGATTCATACTAAGGCTGTATGTAATGCAAATCCTAAGGCCTTAGTAGTTTCAGATATGCCATTTATGAGCTATGAATATAGTAAAGAAAAGGCTATTTTAAATTCATCAAAGTTTTTGAGATTAGGGGCAGATGCAATTAAATTAGAAGGAGGTAGTGAATATAAGGAAGTTATAAAAAATATTGTAAATTCTGGTATTCCTGTTATGGGCCATATTGGTTTAACTCCTCAAAAATATAAACAAATTGGAGGTTATAGGCTAATAGGAAAGAATTATCAAGAAGCTAAGGATTTACTAGATGATGCAATTCAGCTTGAGGATTCTGGAATTTTTTCATTGGTCATAGAGTATACTGCATATGAAGTAGCAAAAAGAATAACTGAAAAAATATCAATTCCAACTATTTGCATTGGAAGTGGTCCTTATTGCGATGGTCAAATAATGGTTATAAATGATATATTAGGTATGGGTGATTATTCTCCTGAATTTGCAAAAAGATACGTTGATTTAAAATCAATAATTAGAAATGCAATCTCTAATTATAAATCTGAAGTAGAGAATGGAAAGTTCCCTGAAAAATATTGGGGAATGAAAGATGAAGATAAGAAAAAATTTGAAAATTCTTAA
- a CDS encoding glycosyltransferase family 2 protein, protein MDWKTKMVKVARRKILGRRGVFILSNFISNILTIPSFVDSRREGKEKGISAVVLSYNEPDWIDLSLKSISNLVDEYIVVDSSNDETTQIIEELSSKLPIKLIKQPPLGQHIARNEALKHVNYKYVLIWDADFIATDKLIEKIKDFVYNSDDKFYYLVYYPLISFCGDLSHRCRDKYHVEHWLFTWSKKLKYLWDGRIEYLYSPIYYKRVDLSYDPLGYHMRSVKKPERVALSTLFYQTNYYDVKNKKGEEEANKLLEETGLKLYNTKDLKEIGLKIMKEMTINKPCFDYKQLPKEIIDRAIKNGIPLGKC, encoded by the coding sequence ATGGATTGGAAAACAAAAATGGTTAAGGTTGCAAGAAGGAAAATTTTAGGTAGAAGAGGTGTTTTTATTTTAAGCAATTTTATATCAAATATTTTAACAATACCAAGTTTTGTTGATTCTAGAAGGGAAGGTAAAGAAAAAGGGATTAGTGCAGTCGTTTTATCATATAATGAACCTGATTGGATAGATTTATCATTAAAAAGCATATCTAACTTAGTTGATGAATATATTGTAGTAGATTCTTCAAATGATGAGACAACACAAATTATTGAAGAATTATCATCAAAATTACCTATAAAATTAATTAAACAACCACCATTAGGACAGCATATTGCTAGAAATGAAGCTTTAAAGCATGTTAACTATAAATATGTATTAATATGGGATGCTGATTTTATAGCAACTGATAAATTAATAGAAAAAATTAAAGATTTTGTTTATAATTCTGATGATAAATTTTATTATTTGGTTTATTATCCATTAATATCATTTTGTGGAGATCTAAGTCATAGATGTAGAGATAAATACCATGTAGAGCATTGGCTTTTTACATGGTCTAAAAAATTAAAATATCTATGGGATGGTAGAATTGAATATCTTTATTCACCAATATATTATAAGAGGGTTGATTTAAGTTATGATCCTTTAGGATATCATATGAGATCTGTAAAGAAACCTGAAAGAGTTGCTTTATCAACACTATTTTATCAAACAAATTATTATGATGTAAAAAATAAAAAAGGTGAAGAGGAGGCAAACAAATTATTAGAGGAAACTGGTTTAAAGCTTTATAATACGAAGGATTTAAAGGAAATTGGTTTAAAGATAATGAAAGAAATGACAATTAATAAACCTTGCTTTGATTATAAGCAATTACCAAAAGAAATAATTGATAGGGCAATTAAAAATGGTATTCCTTTAGGTAAATGCTAA
- a CDS encoding acetamidase/formamidase family protein — translation MIQIDGFMDSNVHFKWSNKLKPIAYVNSGDELLIKVPDSSTKQIKYDFKTEDLSKLDSSKFDGAVGPIYVYDAKPGDALEVEIQDIKVDKWGWSAILSDFGILKKRFNERLIIWDIKENYAIAKDFLRGIKIPIRPFLGVIGLSPKEDKEYDMIPPQYFGGNMDNRLNGIGSKIYLPVNVEGALLSISDPHASQGDGEICGTAIETSAEVKLKVKVIKDLKIKRPFTISPNKDDFKGEVIAAMGISSDLYQAAKDAVNDMIELLNRQYKLSYEEGYVLSSVIGNLRISEIVDEPNFVVSLVIPKYILES, via the coding sequence ATGATTCAGATAGATGGTTTTATGGATAGTAATGTTCATTTTAAATGGAGTAATAAATTAAAACCAATAGCTTATGTTAATTCTGGAGATGAATTGTTAATTAAAGTCCCAGACTCCTCAACAAAACAAATAAAATATGATTTTAAGACAGAAGACCTATCTAAATTAGATTCAAGCAAGTTTGATGGAGCAGTTGGACCAATTTACGTATATGATGCAAAACCTGGAGATGCTTTAGAAGTAGAAATCCAAGATATTAAAGTTGATAAATGGGGATGGAGTGCAATATTAAGTGATTTTGGTATTCTTAAAAAAAGGTTTAATGAAAGATTAATAATATGGGATATCAAAGAAAATTATGCAATAGCAAAGGATTTTTTAAGGGGGATTAAAATACCAATTAGGCCATTTTTAGGTGTAATAGGATTGTCTCCAAAAGAAGACAAAGAATATGATATGATACCTCCCCAATATTTTGGAGGTAATATGGATAATAGATTAAATGGCATAGGATCAAAAATTTATTTACCCGTTAATGTAGAAGGTGCTTTGTTATCGATATCTGATCCCCACGCATCTCAAGGAGATGGAGAAATTTGTGGTACAGCTATTGAAACGAGTGCAGAGGTTAAATTGAAGGTCAAGGTTATAAAAGATTTAAAAATTAAGAGACCCTTCACAATTAGCCCTAACAAAGATGATTTTAAAGGAGAAGTAATAGCAGCTATGGGTATTTCAAGCGATTTATATCAAGCAGCAAAAGATGCAGTTAATGATATGATCGAACTTTTGAATAGACAATATAAATTATCATATGAAGAAGGTTATGTTTTAAGCAGTGTAATAGGTAATTTAAGGATTTCTGAAATTGTTGATGAGCCAAATTTTGTAGTTTCCCTAGTTATACCAAAATATATTTTGGAGAGTTAA